A window of the Candidatus Kryptoniota bacterium genome harbors these coding sequences:
- the ribD gene encoding bifunctional diaminohydroxyphosphoribosylaminopyrimidine deaminase/5-amino-6-(5-phosphoribosylamino)uracil reductase RibD, giving the protein MLSDEDIMLRCIRLAANGLGSVSPNPLVGCVIVKDGRIIGEGYHEKFGGPHAEVNAIRSATEDVAGSTVYVNLEPCDFQGKTPPCTDLLIEKRVKKVIVAMLDPNPRVNGGGVKKLRAAGVEVELGVCAEAAHILNEVFTYYISKKLPFVVLKVAQSIDGKVALKNGRSKYITSADSLRRVHELRRTYDSVLVGAGTVRSDDPLLTVRLVEGRSPKRIILDGKLSVSTKSKMFRNKDAPTILFYSKSMENKNNIRKKLRELEALGVETHALKGRTSTSLSLTLVLRSLTKMQIASVLVEGGVKIFSDFINQGLVDKIHIFVAPKIIGAGKSFSDGFELSDVSRSKIIRDLQFSQVGPDLLLTGYFK; this is encoded by the coding sequence ATGTTGAGTGACGAAGATATAATGCTGAGGTGTATACGCCTTGCGGCGAACGGATTGGGATCTGTCAGTCCGAACCCGCTCGTAGGATGTGTGATAGTCAAGGATGGCAGAATCATTGGAGAAGGCTATCACGAGAAATTCGGCGGGCCTCACGCGGAAGTTAACGCGATCCGCTCCGCGACTGAGGATGTAGCGGGCTCAACGGTCTATGTCAACCTGGAGCCGTGCGATTTCCAGGGAAAGACTCCCCCTTGCACGGATCTCCTGATTGAGAAGCGCGTAAAGAAAGTCATTGTGGCAATGCTCGATCCCAATCCGAGAGTCAACGGCGGCGGCGTGAAGAAATTGCGGGCGGCTGGAGTCGAAGTGGAGCTGGGCGTTTGCGCCGAAGCGGCTCACATCTTGAACGAAGTTTTTACCTACTATATCTCAAAGAAGCTTCCGTTTGTCGTGTTGAAAGTCGCTCAGTCGATTGACGGCAAGGTTGCCCTGAAGAATGGCAGATCTAAATACATCACATCCGCCGACTCGCTGAGGAGAGTTCATGAGCTGCGCAGGACGTATGATTCCGTTCTAGTCGGCGCCGGGACAGTCAGGAGCGACGATCCCCTTCTGACTGTGAGACTGGTTGAAGGAAGGTCGCCTAAAAGGATTATCCTGGACGGAAAACTATCAGTCTCCACTAAATCAAAAATGTTTCGAAATAAAGACGCACCGACGATCCTCTTCTATTCCAAGTCAATGGAAAACAAGAACAACATCCGCAAGAAGTTGAGGGAACTTGAAGCGCTCGGCGTCGAGACCCACGCGTTGAAGGGCAGGACCAGCACCAGCTTAAGTCTAACTTTGGTCCTCAGGTCCTTGACGAAAATGCAAATCGCTTCCGTACTTGTAGAGGGTGGTGTAAAGATATTTTCCGATTTCATAAATCAGGGACTTGTCGATAAAATTCATATCTTCGTGGCGCCGAAGATCATTGGCGCGGGAAAGAGTTTTTCAGACGGTTTCGAGCTGTCAGATGTCTCGCGATCTAAAATTATAAGGGATTTGCAATTCAGTCAGGTCGGACCGGATTTGCTTCTGACGGGTTACTTCAAGTGA
- a CDS encoding peptidoglycan DD-metalloendopeptidase family protein, with product MLRKLFSISVLLLTAFSLAAFPQEKQKVTKKKQELQKLQGNIKLYQQKIAESSQKETVSLSALDKLEKQNFQTRQSIKKTSDRIAANSRSISIVEQKIKDAGGKLSDLTNEYARFARSFYEEGRLHDLELVMTASSVNEMLIRYEYMKKFSDQTKSDMDAIVLERSRLSDLKSDLRGQLSKQQDYLGQKNREEAELSSSIVQQQNLISKLRKNKKVYAEQLTRSQTAAAELEKTIQQLIAEEAKREEARKKEAARIAAENESARIVTPPLPATLPAGKGRLPWPVDRGKVVARFGEQENPVLKTVTLNYGIDISVPENASAKSVADGEVSRIFWLPSYGNLIIVDNYNGLRTVYSHLSDIFVKEGDKVKAGQTLGTIGESLGGYVLHFEVWVDKDKQDPESWLSKK from the coding sequence ATGCTCAGGAAGTTATTCTCAATTAGTGTCCTTTTGCTGACGGCGTTCAGCCTCGCCGCTTTTCCTCAGGAAAAACAAAAGGTCACTAAGAAGAAGCAGGAGCTCCAGAAGCTCCAGGGGAACATAAAACTCTATCAGCAGAAGATCGCCGAGAGCAGTCAGAAGGAAACCGTTTCGTTGTCCGCTCTCGATAAGCTGGAGAAACAGAATTTCCAGACGCGTCAGAGCATAAAGAAGACGTCGGATCGCATCGCGGCTAATTCCAGGAGCATTTCAATTGTGGAGCAGAAGATTAAGGACGCGGGCGGAAAACTGTCCGACCTCACAAACGAGTACGCGCGGTTCGCAAGGAGTTTTTACGAGGAGGGAAGACTCCACGATCTCGAACTTGTGATGACAGCTTCCTCCGTGAATGAAATGCTCATCAGATATGAGTACATGAAGAAATTCTCAGATCAGACAAAATCCGACATGGATGCCATTGTACTCGAACGGAGCAGACTTTCGGATCTCAAGTCCGATCTAAGGGGCCAGCTTTCGAAGCAACAGGACTATTTGGGCCAGAAGAACAGGGAAGAGGCCGAGCTGAGCTCCAGCATCGTCCAGCAGCAGAATCTGATATCCAAGCTCCGGAAGAACAAAAAAGTTTACGCGGAGCAGCTGACCAGGTCGCAAACCGCAGCGGCCGAGTTGGAAAAGACGATCCAGCAATTGATTGCCGAGGAGGCGAAGCGAGAAGAGGCGAGGAAAAAAGAAGCCGCGCGCATTGCCGCCGAAAATGAGTCAGCGCGGATTGTTACCCCTCCACTTCCGGCAACTCTTCCTGCAGGTAAAGGGCGGCTCCCGTGGCCGGTCGATAGGGGTAAAGTCGTCGCCCGCTTCGGCGAACAGGAGAACCCGGTTCTGAAGACGGTGACTCTTAACTACGGGATCGACATCTCTGTTCCCGAGAATGCTTCTGCGAAAAGCGTTGCAGATGGGGAAGTCTCCAGAATTTTCTGGCTCCCTTCTTACGGAAATCTGATAATCGTCGACAATTATAACGGCCTGCGTACAGTGTATTCGCATCTTTCAGATATCTTCGTGAAGGAGGGCGACAAAGTAAAAGCAGGCCAGACATTGGGAACGATTGGTGAGTCTCTCGGAGGATATGTGCTGCACTTTGAAGTTTGGGTCGACAAAGATAAACAGGATCCTGAATCATGGCTAAGCAAGAAGTGA
- a CDS encoding F0F1 ATP synthase subunit epsilon: MADEQTDKLLRLEIITPQRSVYSGNVESFSAPGTSGGFQVLHNHAPFLTTIGVGEVSIREEAGREFQYSTTGGFVEVSNNHVTFLADTAERKDEIDIERARAARARAEQRLDKKEPGIDVDRARIALARAMNRLRIADAL, encoded by the coding sequence ATGGCGGATGAGCAGACGGACAAACTGCTGAGACTTGAAATCATAACCCCACAGCGAAGCGTATATTCGGGAAATGTCGAATCCTTTTCAGCACCGGGGACATCGGGAGGATTCCAGGTACTGCACAACCACGCGCCTTTCCTGACGACCATCGGTGTCGGAGAAGTGAGCATTCGGGAAGAGGCCGGCAGAGAGTTTCAGTATTCCACGACAGGTGGATTTGTCGAAGTCAGCAACAACCACGTGACCTTTCTCGCTGACACTGCCGAACGAAAGGATGAAATCGACATCGAAAGAGCCAGGGCCGCTCGAGCGCGAGCAGAACAGCGGCTCGATAAGAAGGAGCCGGGTATCGACGTCGACCGGGCCAGGATCGCACTCGCACGGGCAATGAATCGGCTGAGAATAGCGGACGCCCTCTAG
- a CDS encoding riboflavin synthase encodes MFTGIVEAMGSIREIRKLSSGARKITIETPFVDLAPGDSLSVNGVCLTVVEKKDENVSLEAVEETIKKTSLGDLKSGDAVNLERAATLNSRLGGHLVQGHVDATGKVIAIRKLPLSWMFQFRIPPRLMKYLIPVGSIAINGVSLTVAEKLKDSFKVAIIPHTFDNTVFKNFRVGSIVNIEIDLIAKYVESLLKK; translated from the coding sequence ATGTTCACGGGAATTGTGGAAGCAATGGGGAGTATTAGAGAAATTCGGAAGCTCAGTTCCGGCGCGAGGAAGATTACCATCGAGACTCCATTTGTGGATCTTGCGCCCGGAGACAGTCTCTCGGTGAACGGAGTATGCCTGACAGTCGTTGAAAAAAAAGATGAAAACGTTTCTTTAGAAGCCGTTGAAGAAACGATTAAGAAGACATCGTTAGGCGATTTGAAGAGTGGAGATGCTGTGAACCTGGAGAGGGCCGCGACTTTGAACAGCCGACTCGGCGGTCATCTCGTCCAGGGTCACGTCGATGCGACCGGAAAAGTAATAGCTATACGCAAGCTTCCGTTGAGCTGGATGTTCCAGTTCAGGATCCCGCCCCGTTTAATGAAGTACTTGATCCCTGTGGGAAGTATAGCTATCAACGGCGTTAGTCTCACGGTCGCGGAGAAACTGAAGGATTCATTCAAGGTCGCGATCATACCCCACACGTTTGACAACACGGTCTTCAAGAACTTTCGCGTCGGAAGTATCGTTAATATAGAGATCGATTTGATAGCAAAGTATGTGGAGAGTCTTCTGAAAAAATAA
- a CDS encoding DUF4292 domain-containing protein: protein MSRIFLIFFLAALFAGCATTYVNLSGLTAEQVAENIEGQSGSFASFTSTGYGNFETPQGSFNARFELSIQRPSQAMVNLYGPFGIKVAKVRITSDTLIVYNSIKNQVFVGKPSASNLGRLLMVATNGSSFTDLLLGFMVPLAHLDKPDSSSSYDGKVADFTYVSQDTVEKYTVDGEYLRTTEYRQTIAGDEVMKIEYSNFTKIDQIYFPRSISFEDARHQVSARLYYQDITLNQKDDFELNVPPDAQEVILN from the coding sequence TTGAGCCGCATATTCTTGATCTTCTTTCTTGCGGCGCTATTTGCGGGTTGTGCCACAACTTACGTAAACCTGTCCGGACTGACGGCCGAGCAGGTTGCGGAAAACATCGAAGGGCAGTCGGGTTCGTTTGCCTCGTTCACATCCACGGGTTACGGGAATTTCGAGACTCCTCAGGGCTCGTTCAACGCGAGGTTCGAGCTCTCTATCCAGAGACCGTCCCAGGCAATGGTTAATTTGTACGGTCCGTTCGGCATCAAGGTCGCGAAGGTAAGGATCACTTCCGACACGCTTATCGTGTATAACAGCATCAAGAACCAGGTTTTCGTCGGCAAACCCAGCGCTTCCAATCTTGGACGTTTATTGATGGTTGCCACAAACGGCTCGTCGTTTACAGATCTACTTCTGGGATTCATGGTACCTCTCGCGCATCTTGACAAGCCCGACTCATCGTCAAGTTATGACGGGAAGGTTGCGGACTTCACATACGTGAGTCAGGACACCGTTGAAAAATACACAGTGGACGGCGAGTATCTTCGTACGACGGAGTACCGCCAGACGATCGCAGGTGATGAAGTCATGAAAATCGAATATTCGAACTTCACCAAGATCGACCAGATTTATTTCCCGCGAAGTATATCCTTCGAAGACGCGAGGCATCAGGTCTCTGCAAGACTTTACTACCAGGATATCACGTTGAATCAGAAGGACGACTTCGAACTAAACGTGCCGCCGGATGCTCAGGAAGTTATTCTCAATTAG
- a CDS encoding tetratricopeptide repeat protein: MSKSALIFVVGLAVTLGGCSAGKLATAPSEKTGLTQDDPVANNPKYRAAMEHFMDGSLNDAKGEFAKAILDYQDALRFYDDAAILDAMSVDYTRLGKPDNAIQTSKEAVALEPSNVSYRRTLAQAYLAGFEVDSAKIEFQKILAIDSTQVPDLVVLAQLYQRDDPRTAADLYEKALQLHGPDFPTMMQLVQLYNSTDQFEKSINVLNEMLKLDPSNLPLKEMLVDLYLQTDRNQAAVDLLQELMRTNRSDFDLKARAATAYLRMKNFKAADSLLDTVFTSDSTKADAKFAIGQFYLNEMQRDSSVAPFAQEIFGRLLKMYPKDSRSYLMSGLGASYAGHDSTAGVYLNKAVELDSTNQGAWQAIGVFYFQKSDFRRMADAMGKAVGCVPEDFRLNLFYGIALNRDGRNAEAVKPLEKAVSLNPTDMDALSTLALVYEALRRYDDAYRVYDTALKIDAKNSLILNNYAYSLSERGKDLDRALKMAQLAIQLDPNNSAFLDTIGWVYFKLGDFDKAASYVKKALTLRTAADGSPATLEEHLGDIYSSMGDKTKAVEYWQKALGHDPGNESIKQKIEKTKT; this comes from the coding sequence GTGAGTAAGTCAGCTTTGATTTTTGTTGTCGGTTTAGCGGTGACACTTGGCGGTTGTTCCGCGGGCAAATTGGCTACCGCTCCGTCGGAGAAGACCGGGCTGACGCAGGATGATCCGGTTGCGAATAATCCCAAATATCGCGCCGCGATGGAACACTTCATGGATGGAAGCCTGAACGATGCGAAGGGCGAATTCGCAAAAGCGATCCTCGATTATCAGGACGCCCTCCGCTTCTACGACGACGCCGCAATACTAGATGCCATGTCCGTCGACTACACGCGGCTGGGAAAACCCGACAACGCGATCCAGACGTCGAAGGAAGCGGTGGCACTTGAACCCTCTAACGTTTCATACAGGCGCACACTCGCCCAGGCATACCTCGCGGGTTTTGAAGTGGACAGCGCCAAAATTGAATTTCAGAAAATCCTGGCTATCGACAGCACTCAGGTCCCTGATCTGGTAGTCCTGGCCCAATTGTATCAGCGGGACGACCCACGAACGGCGGCTGATCTATATGAGAAGGCTCTTCAGCTTCATGGCCCCGATTTTCCGACCATGATGCAGCTCGTTCAACTTTACAACTCGACGGATCAATTCGAAAAATCAATCAATGTCCTGAACGAGATGCTGAAGCTCGATCCTTCCAATTTACCGCTCAAAGAAATGCTGGTCGACCTGTACCTGCAGACCGACAGGAATCAAGCGGCGGTCGACCTCCTGCAGGAATTGATGCGAACGAACCGGAGCGATTTCGACCTGAAAGCAAGGGCAGCGACGGCGTACCTGAGAATGAAAAACTTCAAGGCGGCCGACAGCCTTCTCGATACCGTTTTCACATCTGATTCCACGAAAGCCGACGCTAAGTTCGCTATCGGGCAATTCTATCTGAACGAAATGCAGCGCGACTCTTCTGTTGCGCCGTTCGCGCAGGAAATCTTCGGACGGCTCCTGAAAATGTATCCGAAAGACTCGCGGTCATATTTGATGTCCGGTCTCGGCGCATCATATGCCGGCCATGACTCGACGGCCGGTGTGTACTTGAACAAAGCCGTCGAACTCGATTCAACAAACCAGGGCGCGTGGCAGGCAATTGGTGTATTTTATTTTCAGAAAAGCGATTTCAGGCGAATGGCAGACGCGATGGGAAAGGCCGTGGGGTGTGTTCCTGAAGACTTCAGACTAAATCTTTTTTACGGTATCGCACTGAATCGAGACGGAAGAAACGCGGAAGCGGTGAAGCCGCTTGAAAAAGCCGTCTCCCTCAATCCTACGGACATGGATGCGTTGAGCACTCTTGCTCTCGTCTACGAAGCCTTGAGACGGTACGATGACGCCTACAGGGTTTACGATACAGCGCTGAAAATTGACGCGAAGAATTCTTTAATACTGAACAACTACGCTTACAGTCTTTCAGAAAGAGGGAAGGATCTTGATCGCGCGCTCAAGATGGCACAGCTTGCGATTCAACTCGATCCCAACAACAGCGCATTCCTCGATACCATAGGTTGGGTTTACTTCAAGCTCGGGGATTTCGATAAGGCGGCTTCATACGTCAAGAAGGCGCTTACTTTGAGAACTGCGGCCGATGGATCTCCGGCGACGCTTGAAGAACATCTTGGGGATATCTATTCCAGCATGGGTGACAAGACCAAAGCGGTGGAGTATTGGCAAAAGGCGCTGGGCCATGATCCGGGCAACGAATCGATCAAACAGAAGATCGAGAAGACTAAGACTTGA
- a CDS encoding peroxiredoxin, which produces MIRKFIMPLMALMVCAATNVFAGVTPKAGDKAPDFKLQGNDGKMHKLSDFKGEYVVLYFYPADETSGCTTEACSFRDGISDITKAGAKVIGVSVQDVKSHQDFVKKYGLNFLLLADPKMKVVNEYGVYNPTWKVASRVTFIIAPDGKIAKVYPKVNPEGHAKEVLADLQAIKNRT; this is translated from the coding sequence ATGATAAGGAAATTCATTATGCCGCTTATGGCGCTGATGGTTTGCGCTGCCACAAACGTTTTTGCCGGGGTGACGCCCAAAGCCGGCGACAAAGCACCCGACTTCAAGTTGCAAGGCAACGACGGCAAGATGCACAAGCTGAGCGACTTTAAAGGGGAGTATGTGGTCCTCTATTTTTATCCTGCTGATGAAACCTCTGGCTGCACAACCGAAGCTTGCAGTTTTCGGGATGGCATCTCCGATATTACAAAGGCCGGCGCCAAGGTCATCGGAGTAAGCGTTCAAGATGTTAAATCGCATCAGGATTTTGTAAAGAAGTATGGACTCAATTTCCTGCTGCTTGCTGATCCGAAGATGAAAGTTGTAAATGAGTATGGCGTCTATAATCCAACGTGGAAAGTAGCGAGTAGAGTCACGTTCATCATCGCTCCGGACGGAAAGATCGCGAAGGTATATCCGAAGGTTAATCCCGAAGGTCATGCTAAGGAAGTTCTTGCGGACCTGCAGGCAATAAAGAACAGAACCTGA
- a CDS encoding DUF971 domain-containing protein, with protein sequence MQPRQFKKINEGEVLVSWDDGKEFVIPLKYLRDRCPCASCAGETVLWREYKPVTLPVLVPGKYELESAEVVGNYAIALGWKDGHNTGLYAFDFLRRICDEQSRQSSPA encoded by the coding sequence GTGCAGCCGAGACAATTCAAAAAGATCAACGAAGGCGAGGTTCTAGTTTCATGGGACGACGGAAAGGAGTTCGTCATCCCGCTCAAATATCTTCGGGACAGATGTCCGTGCGCGTCTTGTGCGGGCGAGACGGTCCTTTGGCGGGAGTATAAGCCCGTCACTTTGCCTGTGCTTGTGCCGGGCAAGTACGAACTTGAATCGGCTGAAGTGGTCGGGAACTATGCGATCGCTCTCGGTTGGAAAGATGGGCATAACACAGGGTTATACGCTTTCGATTTTCTCCGCAGGATATGCGACGAACAATCAAGACAATCTTCACCCGCATGA
- the atpD gene encoding F0F1 ATP synthase subunit beta has translation MNEGKIVQIIGPVVDVEFQNGKLPKILTALNIPRKNLDGAEEVLVVEVQQHLGEDTIRAVAMDSTDGLVRGMKVIDTGGPITVPVGPNVLGRMMNVIGLPIDGKGPIETKQHYPIHRDPPKFDTLNTQKEMYETGIKAIDLLEPYSKGGKTGLFGGAGVGKTVIIQELIHNIATEHGGYSVFGGVGERTREGNDLWIEMKESGVLSKTALVFGQMNEPPGARQRVGLTALTIAEYFRDSEGKDVLLFIDNIFRFTQAGSEVSALLGRMPSAVGYQPTLATEMGALQERITSTKKGSITSVQAIYVPADDLTDPAPATTFSHLDATTVLSRQIVELGIYPAVDPLDSTSRILDPLVVGNEHYRVAKTVKEILQTYKDLQDIINILGIDELSDDDKLTVSRARKIQQYLSQPFFVAEAFTGRQGKYVKLADTIAGFKAIIEGDCDEWPESAFTMVGTIHEAEDQAKKLQSA, from the coding sequence ATGAACGAAGGAAAAATCGTACAGATAATCGGTCCTGTAGTTGACGTCGAATTCCAGAACGGTAAGCTTCCGAAAATTTTGACGGCGCTCAATATCCCCAGGAAGAATCTCGACGGGGCAGAGGAAGTTCTCGTCGTCGAAGTCCAGCAGCATTTGGGTGAAGATACCATCCGGGCAGTCGCGATGGACTCAACTGATGGCCTTGTCCGCGGAATGAAAGTGATAGACACGGGCGGCCCGATAACAGTCCCGGTCGGTCCGAATGTACTCGGAAGAATGATGAATGTCATCGGATTGCCGATCGATGGGAAGGGCCCGATCGAGACGAAGCAGCACTACCCGATCCACAGGGACCCGCCGAAGTTCGACACCCTCAACACACAGAAGGAGATGTACGAAACCGGGATCAAGGCCATCGATTTGCTTGAGCCGTATTCGAAGGGTGGAAAGACCGGATTGTTCGGCGGCGCGGGAGTCGGAAAGACTGTTATCATACAGGAATTGATCCATAACATCGCTACTGAGCACGGAGGCTATTCCGTTTTCGGCGGAGTGGGGGAACGAACCAGAGAAGGAAACGATCTCTGGATTGAGATGAAGGAGTCGGGCGTTCTAAGCAAGACTGCACTCGTATTCGGACAGATGAACGAACCGCCGGGCGCACGCCAGAGAGTGGGATTAACCGCGCTTACGATCGCAGAATACTTCCGTGACTCGGAAGGAAAAGACGTTCTTCTGTTCATAGACAATATATTCAGGTTCACTCAGGCAGGGTCGGAGGTTTCTGCTTTGCTCGGACGCATGCCGTCTGCCGTAGGTTACCAGCCGACACTTGCGACAGAAATGGGCGCTCTTCAGGAGCGAATTACTTCGACAAAAAAAGGATCGATCACTTCCGTTCAAGCAATTTACGTCCCTGCTGATGACCTGACAGACCCGGCGCCGGCGACGACCTTCAGTCACCTCGATGCCACTACAGTTCTGAGCCGGCAAATAGTTGAGCTTGGAATTTATCCTGCCGTCGATCCGCTGGATTCGACCTCGCGCATACTCGATCCACTCGTCGTCGGCAACGAACACTATCGGGTAGCAAAGACCGTCAAGGAAATTCTTCAGACATACAAAGATTTGCAGGATATCATCAACATTCTCGGAATCGATGAATTGTCGGACGACGACAAGTTAACCGTATCGAGAGCGCGAAAGATCCAGCAGTATCTCTCTCAACCGTTCTTCGTCGCGGAAGCATTTACGGGAAGACAGGGGAAGTATGTCAAGCTTGCCGATACGATCGCAGGATTCAAAGCCATTATCGAAGGAGATTGCGATGAATGGCCTGAGAGCGCGTTCACGATGGTCGGTACGATTCACGAAGCCGAAGACCAGGCAAAGAAACTCCAGAGCGCGTAA
- a CDS encoding Do family serine endopeptidase, with the protein MVKSTRRKILLGVGALSVTALVFAFTMGLSFGKMENSGKDIRLGAESAPITAVPSAVEELSNAFSNVAKAVTPAVVQIQVTTTPKAVTVPDGQDQHGNNMFKFFFGPEFPFHNFNFPQQAPSPEHALGSGVIVNSDGYIITNNHVVQGADDHGIKVTLTDKRTFDAKLVGRDPTTDVAVIKIKGDNLPCVALGNSDSVHVGQWVVAIGNPMGLNYTVTQGIISALGRNINIIQNQYGIEDFIQTDAVINPGNSGGPLVDLQGQVVGINTAIATNTGTYEGYGFAVPINIARKVAEDLISNGKVVRPYMGVQIQDVDETMAKALGMTNARGVLVQSVQSNSPAEESGIKPGDVILKFNDEKIEQANQLQALVASKRPGDKVDVEIMRDGKTKDISVELKERSGETFAAVANGSDNSSANLGTLGLTVQDADKQTLDKYDAKNGVLVTDVASGSVAQSRGIQKGDLITSVDNNSIKSSRDLEKIVDSHKPGDALLFRVTTSAKANEFLALGIPEK; encoded by the coding sequence ATGGTGAAATCAACGAGAAGAAAAATACTCTTGGGAGTGGGAGCTTTGAGCGTGACAGCTCTCGTATTTGCGTTTACAATGGGTCTTTCATTCGGGAAGATGGAGAACTCCGGGAAAGACATCAGGCTTGGAGCTGAGAGTGCGCCTATCACGGCGGTGCCTTCTGCAGTCGAAGAATTGAGTAATGCCTTCAGTAATGTCGCAAAGGCGGTCACACCGGCAGTGGTCCAGATCCAGGTCACAACCACACCTAAAGCGGTCACTGTTCCGGATGGCCAGGATCAGCACGGAAATAATATGTTCAAATTCTTTTTCGGTCCTGAATTTCCGTTCCACAATTTCAATTTTCCCCAGCAGGCACCTTCGCCTGAACACGCGCTCGGATCAGGCGTGATCGTAAATTCGGATGGTTACATCATTACGAACAATCACGTCGTGCAGGGCGCGGACGATCACGGCATAAAGGTCACACTCACCGATAAGAGAACATTCGACGCGAAGCTGGTCGGCCGCGATCCCACTACCGACGTTGCAGTAATAAAGATAAAGGGGGACAACCTTCCCTGTGTCGCACTTGGAAATTCCGACAGCGTTCACGTCGGTCAATGGGTAGTCGCGATCGGTAATCCGATGGGACTAAACTACACAGTCACGCAGGGGATCATAAGTGCGCTGGGGCGCAACATTAACATTATCCAGAACCAGTACGGCATAGAGGACTTCATCCAGACGGACGCGGTAATCAATCCCGGAAACAGCGGAGGACCCTTGGTCGACCTCCAGGGCCAGGTGGTTGGGATAAACACCGCGATTGCAACCAACACCGGAACTTATGAAGGCTACGGATTCGCCGTCCCGATAAATATAGCGCGGAAGGTGGCGGAAGATCTGATTTCCAACGGAAAAGTTGTTCGCCCATACATGGGCGTACAGATCCAGGATGTCGATGAGACGATGGCAAAGGCACTCGGGATGACAAACGCCAGAGGTGTGCTGGTACAGTCCGTTCAGTCCAATTCCCCCGCCGAGGAGTCAGGCATCAAGCCGGGCGACGTCATCTTGAAGTTCAACGACGAAAAGATCGAGCAAGCCAATCAGCTTCAGGCCCTCGTCGCCTCGAAGAGACCCGGAGACAAGGTTGACGTTGAAATCATGCGTGACGGTAAAACGAAAGATATTTCCGTTGAGCTCAAAGAAAGAAGCGGAGAGACCTTCGCGGCAGTCGCGAACGGCAGTGACAATTCAAGTGCAAATCTTGGAACGCTCGGCCTCACGGTTCAGGACGCCGACAAACAGACGCTGGACAAATACGATGCTAAGAACGGCGTTTTGGTTACAGATGTTGCCTCTGGCAGCGTGGCCCAAAGTCGTGGTATTCAGAAGGGCGATCTAATAACGAGCGTGGATAATAATTCGATCAAGTCTTCCCGGGATCTTGAGAAGATCGTCGACTCGCATAAACCCGGTGACGCACTCCTCTTCAGGGTGACCACATCTGCAAAGGCAAACGAATTCCTGGCACTAGGAATACCGGAAAAATAA